The following coding sequences are from one Coffea arabica cultivar ET-39 chromosome 11e, Coffea Arabica ET-39 HiFi, whole genome shotgun sequence window:
- the LOC113718010 gene encoding 3-ketoacyl-CoA synthase 6-like — MLQSLITHSTTQKISLLESNFWITLLTSSPSFKMPQRSPEFSGSVKLKYVKLGYQYLVNHFLTFLLVPVIAGILLELIRLGPDEIATLWKSLQFDFIQILCSSYLIIFISTLYFVSRPRPVYLVDYACYKPPVTCRVPFSCFMEHSRLILSTEPKSVEFQMRILERSGLGEETCLPPAIHYIPPAPSMEAARKEAEMVIFSAVDTLFKKTGLEAKDVDILIVNCSLFSPTPSLTAMVINKYKMRGDIKSFNLSGMGCSAGMISINLARDLLQSYPNSIAVVVSTEIITPNYYQGKERSMLLPNCLFRMGGAAIFLSNRRSDSIRAKYRLLHVVRTHKGADDKAYRCVFEEEDPEGKSGISLSKDLMAIAGEALKSNITTIGPLVLPASEQLLFLISLMGRKFFNPKWKPYIPDFKQAFDHFCIHAGGRAVIDELQKNLQLSAEHVEASRMTLHRFGNTSSSSLWYELSYIEAKGRMRKGNRVWQIAFGSGFKCNSAVWKCIKSIEIPTDGPWSDCIDRYPVDIPEVVKL, encoded by the coding sequence ATGCTCCAGAGCCTGATTACTCACTCCACGACTCAAAAAATTTCTCTTCTGGAATCCAATTTTTGGATCACCCTCCTCACTTCCTCTCCCTCTTTCAAAATGCCTCAGCGATCGCCCGAGTTTTCTGGCTCAGTCAAACTCAAATATGTGAAGTTAGGCTACCAATATCTAGTGAACCATTTTCTCACTTTCTTGCTTGTGCCAGTAATTGCTGGCATCCTATTAGAACTGATTAGATTAGGCCCTGATGAAATCGCCACGCTGTGGAAATCTCTCCAATTCGATTTTATCCAAATTTTGTGCTCGTCATATCTGATCATCTTCATCTCCACTTTATACTTCGTGTCAAGGCCTAGACCAGTTTATCTAGTCGATTATGCTTGTTACAAACCCCCCGTAACATGTCGTGTaccattttcttgttttatggaaCATTCTAGACTGATCCTTAGCACAGAGCCAAAAAGTGTCGAATTCCAAATGAGGATTCTTGAACGCTCAGGCCTTGGTGAAGAGACTTGTTTGCCTCCTGCAATTCACTATATCCCACCAGCACCATCCATGGAAGCTGCAAGAAAAGAAGCTGAAATGGTTATATTCTCAGCAGTTGATACACTTTTCAAGAAAACAGGACTCGAGGCTAAGGATGTCGATATTCTGATAGTAAATTGCAGTCTTTTCTCCCCAACTCCATCCCTCACGGCAATGGTGATCAACAAGTACAAGATGAGGGGAGATATTAAGAGCTTTAATCTCTCGGGAATGGGCTGCAGTGCAGGGATGATTTCAATTAATTTAGCTCGTGATCTTCTTCAAAGTTATCCTAATTCAATTGCTGTTGTTGTCAGCACTGAGATTATCACGCCGAACTACTATCAAGGCAAGGAAAGGTCAATGCTGCTTCCAAATTGCCTGTTTCGAATGGGGGGTGCCGCTATTTTTCTCTCGAACCGAAGGTCTGATTCAATAAGAGCGAAATATAGGCTTCTTCACGTTGTTCGGACTCATAAAGGAGCTGATGACAAGGCTTACAGATGTGTTTTTGAAGAAGAAGATCCTGAAGGAAAATCAGGGATTTCTTTGTCTAAAGATCTCATGGCAATTGCAGGGGAAGCTCTGAAGTCCAATATCACCACAATAGGCCCTTTGGTCCTCCCTGCGTCAGAGCAGCTTCTGTTTTTAATCTCGCTGATGGGGAGAAAATTCTTTAATCCCAAGTGGAAGCCTTACATTCCTGACTTCAAACAAGCGTTTGATCATTTTTGCATTCATGCAGGGGGCAGAGCTGTAATTGATGAGCTGCAGAAGAATCTGCAGTTATCAGCTGAACATGTCGAGGCATCAAGAATGACTTTGCACAGGTTCGGAAAtacttcttcatcatcattgTGGTATGAGCTAAGCTATATTGAAGCAAAAGGGAGAATGCGGAAAGGGAATAGAGTTTGGCAGATTGCATTTGGAAGTGGATTCAAGTGTAACAGTGCTGTTTGGAAATGTATCAAAAGTATTGAGATACCAACAGATGGACCTTGGTCTGACTGTATTGATAGGTACCCTGTCGACATTCCTGAAGTGGTGAAGCTCTGA
- the LOC113718711 gene encoding 3-ketoacyl-CoA synthase 6 produces MPEVSGSFKLKLAKLGYQYLVNHIITFFLIPMMMFVFIQILQRSPEELLSLWNVLNFTLVHAVCSSFAIIFITSFYFMSKPRTVYLVDFACFKPPCHFRAPYASFVEHARLVLPDHPKSVSFQTKMLARSGLGEETCLPPAIHYIPPTPTRELAGEEAELVIFSAMDLILNQTGLKPRDIDILIVNCSVYSPTPSLSAMIINKYKLRSNIKSFNLSGMGCSAGLISVDLARDLLQVHPNSNAVIVSTEIITPNCYMGNDRSMLLPNCLFRMGGAAILLSNRWTDRWRAKYRLVHVVRTHKGADDKSYRCVEQKVDSEGNLGISLSIDLMAIAGEALKSNITTIGPLVLPASEQLLFLLTLIGRKIFKLKLKPYIPDFKQAFEHFCIHAGGRAVIDELQKSLQLSAEHVEASRMALHRFGNTSSSSLWYEMSYIEAKGRMKKGDRVWQIAFGSGFKCNSAVWKCNRAIKAPTKGPWEDCIDRYPFYIPEVVKL; encoded by the coding sequence ATGCCTGAGGTCTCTGGTTCATTCAAGCTCAAGTTAGCCAAATTAGGATACCAATACCTAGTAAACCACATCataactttcttcctcattccCATGATGATGTTTGTATTCATTCAAATCCTCCAAAGAAGCCCTGAAGAACTCCTAAGTCTTTGGAACGTTCTCAACTTCACACTTGTTCACGCCGTTTGTTCCTCATTTGCCATCATTTTCATAACTTCCTTTTACTTCATGTCCAAACCTCGTACGGTATACCTAGTAGATTTTGCATGTTTCAAACCTCCATGCCATTTCCGAGCACCTTATGCATCTTTTGTGGAACATGCCAGACTTGTCTTGCCTGATCACCCCAAAAGTGTAAGTTTCCAAACGAAAATGCTAGCAAGATCCGGTCTAGGTGAAGAGACATGTTTACCCCCCGCCATACACTACATCCCTCCAACGCCCACTAGGGAACTTGCTGGAGAAGAAGCTGAACTTGTAATTTTCTCAGCTATGGATTTAATCCTGAATCAAACTGGGCTTAAGCCACGAGATATTGATATACTCATCGTAAATTGCAGCGTTTATTCACCAACCCCGTCTTTGTCAGCTATGATCATCAATAAGTACAAGCTCAGGAGTAACATCAAGAGCTTCAATTTATCAGGAATGGGGTGCAGCGCAGGGCTGATTTCTGTCGATTTAGCCCGTGATCTGCTTCAAGTTCATCCAAATTCAAATGCTGTGATTGTAAGTACAGAGATTATCACCCCAAATTGCTATATGGGAAATGATAGATCAATGCTTCTGCCTAATTGTTTGTTTAGAATGGGAGGCGCTGCAATTCTTCTGTCCAATCGATGGACAGACAGATGGCGAGCAAAGTATCGTTTAGTCCACGTTGTAAGAACTCACAAAGGAGCCGATGATAAATCTTACAGATGTGTAGAACAAAAAGTAGATTCTGAAGGCAATCTAGGAATCTCGTTGTCCATTGATCTCATGGCAATCGCGGGCGAAGCTTTAAAGTCTAACATCACAACAATCGGCCCTCTTGTTCTTCCAGCATCAGAGCAACTCCTGTTTTTGCTCACCTTAATTGGCAGAAAAATCTTTAAGCTAAAGCTGAAGCCTTACATTCCCGACTTCAAACAAGCATTCGAGCACTTCTGCATCCATGCCGGAGGAAGGGCTGTGATAGATGAGCTGCAGAAGAGCCTGCAGCTTTCAGCTGAGCATGTTGAGGCATCGAGGATGGCCCTGCATAGGTTCGGGAATACTTCCTCATCATCATTATGGTATGAAATGAGCTACATTGAAGCTAAAGGGAGGATGAAGAAGGGTGACAGAGTTTGGCAGATTGCATTTGGGAGTGGATTCAAGTGCAATAGTGCAGTTTGGAAGTGTAACAGGGCCATAAAAGCTCCAACAAAAGGACCATGGGAAGACTGCATCGACAGATATCCCTTTTACATTCCTGAAGTGGTTAAGCTTTAA
- the LOC113718825 gene encoding tetraketide alpha-pyrone reductase 2, translating into MPEYCVTGGTGFIAAYLIKSLLEKGYTVRTTVRDPENVEKVAYLWELNGAKERLKVLKADLLVEGSFDEGIEGVDGVFHTASPVLVPYDENVKANLIDPCIKGTLNVLSSCKKARSCRRVVLTSSCSAIRYRDDAQQISPLNESHWSDTDYCKRYNLWYAYAKTIAEQEAWKFAEESGIDLVVVSPSFVVGPLLAPQPTSTLQMILAIVKGLIKEYPNTTVGFVHIDDVVAAHILAMEEGKASGRLVCSSSVAHWSEIIETLRNKYPAYNYINRCSNTKGDDNPHSMDSNKIIQLGLPPLKSLDQMFEDCIRSFQEKGFL; encoded by the exons ATGCCAGAATACTGTGTGACAGGGGGCACAGGGTTCATAGCTGCTTATCTTATAAAGTCTCTCTTGGAGAAGGGTTATACTGTGAGGACCACTGTAAGAGATCCAG AAAATGTGGAGAAGGTAGCATACCTTTGGGAGCTAAATGGAGCTAAGGAGAGGCTCAAGGTTCTCAAAGCTGACTTGCTCGTGGAAGGAAGCTTTGACGAGGGAATTGAGGGGGTTGATGGAGTCTTCCACACAGCGTCTCCAGTGCTTGTGCCATATGATGAAAATGTTAAG GCAAATTTAATTGATCCATGTATAAAGGGCACCTTGAATGTGTTAAGCTCTTGCAAGAAAGCAAGGAGCTGTAGAAGGGTGGTCCTAACATCTTCGTGTTCTGCAATAAGATATCGAGATGATGCTCAGCAAATTTCTCCACTTAATGAATCTCACTGGAGCGATACAGATTACTGCAAACGCTACAAT CTGTGGTATGCCTATGCAAAGACTATAGCAGAGCAAGAGGCTTGGAAGTTTGCAGAAGAAAGTGGAATTGATCTAGTGGTGGTCAGCCCCTCTTTCGTAGTAGGTCCTTTGCTCGCACCCCAACCAACCAGTACGCTGCAAATGATATTGGCCATTGTAAAAG GTCTGATTAAAGAATACCCGAATACAACAGTAGGGTTTGTGCATATAGATGATGTCGTTGCAGCACATATATTAGCAATGGAGGAAGGCAAAGCATCAGGCAGACTGGTATGTTCAAGCTCAGTAGCTCACTGGTCCGAGATCATTGAGACGCTAAGGAACAAGTATCCAGCCTACAACTACATAAACAG GTGTAGCAACACAAAAGGAGATGATAATCCACACAGCATGGACAGCAATAAAATCATACAGCTTGGGCTCCCACCGCTGAAATCCCTTGATCAAATGTTTGAGGACTGCATcagaagcttccaagagaagggcTTCCTCTAA